The segment TACGGCGTGGCCACCGGCGGCGTGGACTTCACAATCACGGTGTTCTAGAAGGCGACGGAGGCGCCGGCGCGCCCTAGCCTTCCTTGAGCTCCTTGATCTTGTCCTTGAGCTCCGCCTTCACCGGGCTTTGCTCCTCGAACGCAAGCGGTGACTCGCACGACGGGCAGGCGAAGTTGACCTCGATCGCCTTCGCGTAGTCGAAGCGCCCGTGGCCCTTGGGGCAGTCGAAGAAGCGGTGCTCCTCCTCGAACTTGAGCTCGCCCTCGAGCTTCTCGAGCTCCCGCTTCTTGCGGAGATCCATCGCGTGCCGCGCGTTGGGAAGCGACAGCTTCCAGTGGAACGTCTGCCACCCGGTCTCCTTGTCCTTCTTCTGCTGGTACTCGGCCGCCCGCGCCTCGTAGAGCGCGTAGAGCACCTTGCGCACGTGGCTTGGCTTCTCGCCGGTGCGCTCGCTGATCTCGGTGTCCGTAGCCTCGCCCAGCTCCTCCAGGAGCTTGGCAAGGCGCAGCCCCTCCTCGCCGGCGTGCTCCTCGATGTACGCGGCAAGTTCCTTGTCGCGTCCGAGCTTCATCCTCCGGGCAAGCGCGGCGCCGGAGCTTAAAGCTATTCGGACGGCTCCGCGTTGGACGTTTCGCCGCCGGCGGGGACCACGCGCTTGCCGCGCGCGCTGGGCTTCACCTCGATCTCCCCGAAGAACCGCTTGTGGAGGCCCTCGGGCCGGAGGGTGTGCAGCAGCACCGCGAGCGCCGCCACCTCCGAATGCGGCTGGTGACCCACGGCCAGGTTGCGATTGGCCTTCGCGTACAGCTCGCCCGGGACCTTCTCCGCTCCCACGACCACGAGGACGTCCTTGCCGCGAAGCGCGGGAACGGCTTGCTCGAAGGGTTCGCCGTACATCGTCAGGTGCACGACGGTTCCCGGGAAGGTCCGCACGACCTCCCGCCAGGAAACGCCCGCCTCGATCTCGAACGGGCCGCCGAACCGGCGCGTCACGTCGCGCACGCTGTCCACGACCGAGGCGTCCCGCGTGGTGAGGAGAACCCGGTCGGCGCCAAAGGCCCGCGCCACGAGGCACACGTGCGTGGTGATCCGCGCGTCGCGGACGGGCCGGTGCCCCAGGCGAAGGACCCAGATCATCGGCCCTAGAGCCGGCCCCGGCACAAAAAGACGTGCGGCCTACGGGCCGACCGCACCGATCCTTTGGGCTAGGTCCTCGGCGATCCGGCCGCGCGCGAACGGCGACAAGACGTGCCCGGTGTGCGTGGAATCGAGGAGGAGGTCGAAGGATCCGCCCAACGCGGCCGCGCGCTCGCGAAGGGCGTCCACGTACGTGCGGTGGGACACGCCCGCGAAGCAGCAAGGGTCGAACTGGTTCAGGATCGCGCGTTGAGCCCGTTCCGGCCCGACGGCGCCCAGGACCGCAAGGTCGAGGTAATCGGCGATGCGGTAGAGCGCCGGGAGCGTTTGTTCGTAGTCGCCGCACGGATCGCCCAGGAGGAGACACACGTAGAGCGGCTGCGCGCCGGCCACGGGGTAGCTCGCCTGGATGCGCGGGTCGATCGCCGCGGCCAGCACGGTCGTCCAGCCGCCGCCCGACAATCCCGTCATGGCGACAAGACGGAAACCTTCGCGCAGCGCGAGGTTCACGCCGGCCACGACGGGCTCGACGAAGAACCGCACGGGGGACGCCTCCTCGTCGGGCAGGAAGCGGAAGCGGTCGTGGCGCGTGAGGTTCACGAGGCCAAAGCCCGGGACCTCGACGATCGGGCGCGGGTTCTTCCCCGTAAGCGGCATCGAGAACGCCATCACGGCGTACCCTTGCTCCAGGAAGAACGCGATCGTTTCCCTCGCCTTGGCCGACCAGAAGCCCGCGTCCTCGTGCCCGCTGTGGTAGACGAGGAAGGCGCCGTTTGCCTGCAGCGGCCGGAAGAGGTACGCCACCGAGTCGAGCGAGAACTCCATGGACAAGGTGTACTCGTCGATCCTCGCAAGGTTGGGCATGCCGTCGAACGCCTCGTCCCGCACGCCCGTGCGAACCGCGTCGAACTCCCGATCCATCGGAAGACCGCCTTGGTCCCACAGGAACGCGACAAGCTTTGCGCGAAGCGCCTCCACGTCGCCGGCCTGTGCAACGCGCAGGCGGGCCGCCGCGTCCACCTGCAGGAGCCTTGCGTCCACGACGCACCGCGACTCCCTGCCGCGACAAAGGCCAACCGAGAGATCGGGGAACGCGGCCTCGTCGAGGACGTGGAACTCGGCCTCGCGCGCCAGCTCCCCGCGCCACACGAGCCGCAGGAGGTAGGCGCCCGTGGGCAGCGGCTCGACCGTGTCAAGGGCGAAGGTGAGCACCCCGGGCTCGTCCTCCTGCGTCCCGTCGCCCACGGCGACCGGGCGGACCAGCAGAAGCCGGCCGCCGCTCCAAAGCTCGACCGTGACCGCATCGTTTGCCTGCACGCCCGCGTAGGCCGCCGCCACGGCCACAACGCGCGTGCCGGAGGGAAACGCGAGCGGGGCGTACGGCGGACTCTGCGCGCCGGGGAACTGCAAGGGACCAAAGCCGGGAAGGAGCCGGAACTCCTCGGCCGCCAAGAGCGCATCCGCCCACACGATCTCGAGCCGATAATCGCCGGGCGAAAGCACCCCCGCGACGGGAAACGCGATCTCGACGAGCCGCTGGCCCCGCTCGGGCGGCAGGACCGCCTGCGAGGCCACCACCTCGCCGTCGCGCACAAGCCGCGCGCCCCCGCGGCCCTCGGTGGGGACCGCAGAAGCGTCGAGCACCGCCACGAGCGTGCCCGTCACCGCCGGCGCCACGCCCACGATGCGGACCCGCACGCCCGCGTCCTCGTAGTACGCGGCAAGGCCCCGCGCCGCCGACGAAGGAGGCTCGGCGCAGCCGGCCAGGGCGGGAAGCAGCAGGAGCGCGGTCGCAACGATGGCTCTCGCCGGGTCCCCGGTCCCCCGTCGCATGGGTCGCCAGGGCCGGCATCCGCCTTGGGATTTTCGAAGCGGACTCGGGGCCGAACTAGTCGGGCCGGCGCACGATGAGATGCCCCCGGAGGTCGAGCCTCCGCGAGCGCTTGACGAGGCACTGCAGGCGCACGAGCGGCGTGTTGAGCTTCTCCGACACCATGCGCACGAGCGCGCCCTCGCCCGCCGCCAGCTGCCAGATCTCGCCCTCGGCCTGGGCGAACTCGTCGCGGCCCATGGAGGCGACACCGATGATCTCCCCCATCTCCTGCACGGGCACCGTGCATGCGAGCTGCACCGAGGCGTAGTAGCTGCGGAAGAACTTCGTGGCGGCGCCGTCGACCGATTCCCACTTCGTCTCGACGATGCGCGCCTTCTCGAAGCCCTCCAGCACCTCCACGGCCGAAGGCCCGTGCCGGACGGCGATCGAAGCCGCGCTGTGCCATTCGACGGCCACGTCGCGGAAAACGGCTCGCTTGAGCGGCGAATCGAAGAGGCGAAGAAGCGGCACGAGGTCGCTTGGATCGGAGACGACCTTGACTCGTTTCACACGGGGAGTAACGGTGTCTCCGCCTTCAAGGTTTACCCCGTCCGGCGTAGGACGCTTCAGGGCGCAGCGAGCGCGGGGCGCGAGGGCGCCCTCGTTGCGGTCGGCTCGACCGCGAGGAGCACCTCGTCGCCGTCCTTGAGGTTGAGCTTGTCGCGAAGCTTGTACGGCGAGACGACCTCCAGGATGCCCTCGTGGTGGCTGCGGGCCGGAAGCACCACGGCGCACGGGACGCCCTGGATCGAGGCCGAGAAGCACTTCACCGCGCCGAAGGTCCGATTCTCGTCGGTGAACTCCGGGACCGCGAGGCCCTCGCGCGCGCGCAGCTCCTGCAGGCGGTCGAGGTCGGCGCCCGAGAGGCGCAGGTTCAACGTGCCCGGATGCGGCTCGAAGCCAAGCAGGCGCTGGAACGCGTCGCGGTAGCCCCGGCGGGACATGTAGTACTGGCCCTCGCCCAGGCCCGCCACGAGCGTGCCGCGGAACGCAAAGCCGGCCGTCGAGCGCTCGAAGATGAGCTTGTAGTCGGCCGCTTCGCGCCGCAGGATCTCCACGCCGGATGGCGAGAGGCGCAGCAGCTGGCGGCGCATCCCCATGCGGCGGACGATCAAGCCTTTGTGCAAGAGGTCGAGGATGCGTCGCGAGGCGGTCTGCTGGCTCATCCCAAGCTGCTTGGCAAGCTCGCCGCTTGAGATGGCCACGTAGTTGTCCACGCCCCCGAGCTTGGCCAGGGCCTTCAGCATGAGGACGTCGTCCGGAGTCTCGCGTTCGCGCAGGGTCATCATTCTCTCACCGTCACGTCTTCAGCAGGTCCTGCCGTCGCAGGTCGGCGGCGACACGCTCGCCTTCCTCCGTCAGCACGTACCCGCTTGGGTCCCTCCGCACGAGCTTCTCGGCCTCGAACTCTCCGAGCACCCGCTCGACGGCGGGCGCAAGCAGGCGGTGCTTCTTCGCGATGCGCACGGGGTCCTTCTCCCCGCTTGCAAGCTCGACGAAGACCGCTTGCCGATTCTTGTCCGAGACCACAAAGCCCGCTCCCACGCAAGCACCGCGACCATCGAAGGCGTTACTCGCTTTTAAGGTGTGGGAACGCCCGGGCGAACACACAAACGGGCATATCTTCTTAACGTCGGCCCGGGGTACGCGCGGCCATGACGGGCGACGAGGCGGACGGCTCGGACGCCAAGGCGCCCACGGCGCCGCTTCCGCGCTTTGCGCGCATCCCCACCGTGCTCTCAGCCGACGAGCTCCTCGACAAAGCCTTCCGTCGCTCGGGAAAAGTGGGCGAGATGAAGGGCGACGCGGAGGAGAAGTCGCGCTCCCGCGAAGGCTCGCGCATCCGCGCCGTCGGCGACACGCTCTCCGCGAGCCTCCAGCGCTACGA is part of the Candidatus Thermoplasmatota archaeon genome and harbors:
- a CDS encoding DUF120 domain-containing protein, giving the protein MTLRERETPDDVLMLKALAKLGGVDNYVAISSGELAKQLGMSQQTASRRILDLLHKGLIVRRMGMRRQLLRLSPSGVEILRREAADYKLIFERSTAGFAFRGTLVAGLGEGQYYMSRRGYRDAFQRLLGFEPHPGTLNLRLSGADLDRLQELRAREGLAVPEFTDENRTFGAVKCFSASIQGVPCAVVLPARSHHEGILEVVSPYKLRDKLNLKDGDEVLLAVEPTATRAPSRPALAAP
- a CDS encoding ArsR family transcriptional regulator, translating into MKRVKVVSDPSDLVPLLRLFDSPLKRAVFRDVAVEWHSAASIAVRHGPSAVEVLEGFEKARIVETKWESVDGAATKFFRSYYASVQLACTVPVQEMGEIIGVASMGRDEFAQAEGEIWQLAAGEGALVRMVSEKLNTPLVRLQCLVKRSRRLDLRGHLIVRRPD
- a CDS encoding tRNA (cytidine(56)-2'-O)-methyltransferase (catalyzes the S-adenosyl-methionine-dependent 2'-O-ribose methylation of C56 in tRNA transcripts), producing MIWVLRLGHRPVRDARITTHVCLVARAFGADRVLLTTRDASVVDSVRDVTRRFGGPFEIEAGVSWREVVRTFPGTVVHLTMYGEPFEQAVPALRGKDVLVVVGAEKVPGELYAKANRNLAVGHQPHSEVAALAVLLHTLRPEGLHKRFFGEIEVKPSARGKRVVPAGGETSNAEPSE